A stretch of Gossypium hirsutum isolate 1008001.06 chromosome A06, Gossypium_hirsutum_v2.1, whole genome shotgun sequence DNA encodes these proteins:
- the LOC107962277 gene encoding phosphatidyl-N-methylethanolamine N-methyltransferase, whose product MGIVAGIGVLLPFPFYYLLWTYPQSWVNLCGKGRDPSKVMALVSHFIKLIQFVSLFSVPSFSWPPPLYFWPLFAFGQFLNFRVYQLLGESGTYYGVRFGKNIPWVREFPFGFIKDPQYVGSIMSLVACLSWVPFQYILLWSLGYLFMIHIESAEDVTTRARPLS is encoded by the exons atgggaaTTGTGGCAGGCATAGGGGTTTTGTTGCCATTCCCATTTTACTACTTGTTATGGACATATCCACAGTCATGGGTGAACCTTTGTGGGAAAGGAAGGGACCCATCAAAGGTGATGGCCCTTGTCTCCCATTTCATCAAGCTAATTCAGTTCGTTTCTCTCTTTTCCGTTCCTTCGTTCTCTTGGCCTCCCCCTCTTTACTTTTGGCCCCTCTTTGCCTTCGGTCAGTTCCTCAACTTCAG GGTGTATCAATTGCTTGGTGAATCTGGCACTTATTACGGTGTACGCTTTGGAAAGAATATTCCATGGGTAAGGGAATTCCCTTTTGGGTTCATTAAAGATCCACAGTATGTTGGGAGCATCATGAGTCTTGTAGCTTGTCTATCTTGGGTACCGTTTCAATATATTCTCCTTTGGTCGTTGGGCTATCTATTTATGATCCACATCGAATCAGCTGAGGATGTGACAACACGTGCAAGGCCTTTATCCTAA
- the LOC107962278 gene encoding putative leucine-rich repeat receptor-like serine/threonine-protein kinase At2g24130, translating into MTMAFIRLFFILLFLLHFIFVSSNTGSPYPNRRRYPYHDCLQGRSLVQDKAALLAFKKSVLVDPKSTLANWEDGVHVCNFTGVTCNEQHHRVTQIDLSSSGLVGKISPSLSNLTALQLINLYENHFFSSIPPQLSSLPCLQTLVLNQNNLNGPVPDSFALLTSLIVFAVMENNLTGPLPPSFFSNCTQLKVIDLSFNYITGRIPMEIGNCPGLWTLSLYNNQFVGQLPASLTNTTLYNLDVENNHLSGELPSDLVSKLPNLMFLHLSYNNMRSHGNNSDLYPFFATLGNCTGLTELEVAGMGLGGKLPSSIGHPSLKRLELQENLIIGSIPPEIRNLSNITMLNLTSNFLNGTIPEELSLLLMLERLLLSHNLFNIRIPLELAKLPHLGQLDLSNNKFYGEIPASFGDLLALRYLFLNNNLLSGTIPPQLFKCSNLYMLDLSYNKLTGRIPQEIIEIREIRGFINLSHNLFEGLLPIELSKLENVEEIDLSSNNLNGNIFPQISSCIAVKAINFSHNSLQGQLPESLGDLRNLESFDVSSNNIAGNIPMSLSKINLTFLNLSFNNFEGMVPTSGIFNSATYMSFLGNPRLCGLASTRATCPRKKHWFQSRAFLIIFILVIFVSVFLSAILCVIGVRRTKLMISSRRNERLRKPPTPDIMHKFPRISYKELLNATGGFDNRNLIGTGSYGRVYRGVLQDGTSIAVKLLHLQSGNSTKSFNRECQVLKRIRHRNLIRIITACSLPDFKALVLPYMANGSLDSRLYPQSESSPGQGSPNLSLIQRVRICSDIAEGMAYLHHLSPVRVIHCDLKPSNVLLNDDMTALVSDFGIARLVMTVGAGNGGGAIDDMGNSSANMLTGSIGYIAPEYGFGSNTSIRGDVYSFGVIVLEMVTRRRPTDDMFAGGFSLHKWVKNHYHGKVENVVDPSLIQASMEQSSEVKRMWEVGIVELIELGILCTQEIPSTRPTMLDAADDLDRLKRYLTGDTTAAFASSLGISSSTIGAN; encoded by the exons ATGACAATGGCATTCATTAGACTGTTTTTCATTCTTCTATTtctactccattttatttttgtCTCCAGCAATACGGGTTCACCTTATCCAAATCGTCGTCGTTATCCTTATCATGATTGTCTTCAGGGCCGATCTTTGGTTCAAGACAAGGCTGCACTTCTAGCATTCAAGAAGTCGGTATTAGTGGATCCAAAATCGACTCTTGCGAACTGGGAAGATGGTGTTCATGTTTGCAACTTCACTGGTGTCACATGTAACGAGCAACATCATCGTGTGACACAAATTGATCTCTCTAGCTCTGGACTTGTGGGGAAGATATCACCTTCCCTTTCAAACCTCACTGCTCTTCAACTCATAAACCTTTATGAAAACCACTTCTTCAGCAGCATTCCACCACAACTTTCCTCCCTCCCATGCCTCCAAACTCTTGTACTTAATCAAAATAACTTAAATGGTCCAGTGCCCGATAGTTTCGCCCTCCTCACCAGCCTCATCGTGTTTGCTGTTATGGAAAACAACTTGACAGGCCCCCTGCCTCCTTCCTTTTTCTCTAACTGTACTCAATTAAAAGTTATAGATTTGTCTTTCAACTACATCACAGGTCGAATTCCTATGGAAATTGGAAACTGTCCCGGTTTATGGACACTCAGTTTATACAACAatcaatttgttggccagcttccTGCATCCTTAACCAATACTACACTATACAATCTAGATGTGGAGAACAATCATCTATCTGGTGAACTGCCTTCAGATTTAGTAAGCAAGCTTCCGAATCTTATGTTTCTTCATTTGTCATATAACAACATGAGAAGCCATGGAAATAACAGCGATCTTTATCCCTTCTTTGCTACATTAGGAAATTGTACTGGCTTGACGGAACTTGAAGTGGCTGGCATGGGACTTGGAGGAAAATTACCGAGCTCAATTGGTCACCCTAGTCTGAAGCGCCTCGAATTGCAGGAAAACCTCATAATCGGGTCGATTCCACCAGAAATTAGGAACCTCTCCAACATTACAATGTTGAACTTGACATCCAATTTTCTAAATGGAACAATCCCAGAAGAGTTGAGTTTATTGTTAATGTTGGAACGACTTCTTTTGTCCCACAACTTGTTCAACATCAGAATTCCTTTAGAATTAGCAAAATTGCCTCATCTCGGTCAGCTTGATCTCTCCAACAACAAATTCTATGGAGAAATCCCTGCCAGCTTTGGAGATTTACTTGCACTTCGATATTTGTTTCTCAATAACAATCTCCTTTCTGGGACAATACCGCCACAACTGTTCAAATGCTCCAATCTTTACATGCTTGATCTGTCTTACAACAAGCTAACAGGGAGGATCCCTCAAGAGATAATCGAAATACGTGAAATCAGAGGATTCATAAATTTGTCACACAATCTTTTTGAAGGGCTTTTACCAATTGAGCTCAGCAAGCTGGAAAATGTTGAAGAAATTGATCTCTCATCAAACAACCTTAATGGGAACATCTTCCCACAAATATCGAGCTGTATCGCAGTGAAAGCGATAAATTTCTCACATAATTCCCTCCAAGGCCAACTTCCGGAGTCTCTAGGTGATCTAAGGAACCTCGAATCATTCGACGTTTCGAGCAACAACATAGCTGGAAACATACCGATGAGTTTGAGCAAAATTAACCTCACATTTCTGAATCTTTCTTTTAACAACTTTGAAGGAATGGTTCCTACTAGTGGCATCTTCAATTCAGCCACATATATGTCCTTCTTAGGCAATCCGCGTCTATGTGGACTGGCGTCTACTAGGGCGACATGTCCGCGGAAGAAGCATTGGTTTCAATCACGTGCATTCTTGATTATTTTTATCCTAGTCATATTTGTCTCAGTGTTCTTATCAGCAATACTCTGTGTGATTGGAGTCCGTCGCACTAAACTAATGATTTCATCCAGGAGAAATGAAAGATTAAGAAAGCCACCAACACCAGATATAATGCACAAGTTCCCCAGAATCAGTTACAAAGAACTGTTAAATGCCACTGGAGGATTCGATAACCGGAATCTAATTGGGACAGGTAGCTACGGACGTGTTTACAGAGGAGTTCTTCAGGATGGAACAAGCATTGCTGTAAAGCTATTACATTTGCAGTCTGGGAATTCAACCAAAAGTTTCAACAGAGAATGCCAAGTTCTAAAGAGGATTCGTCACCGAAATCTTATTCGGATTATAACAGCCTGTAGTTTACCCGATTTTAAGGCTTTGGTTCTTCCGTATATGGCAAATGGAAGCTTAGATAGCCGTCTCTATCCACAATCTGAGTCAAGTCCGGGTCAAGGCTCCCCCAATCTGAGCCTAATTCAGAGAGTCAGGATTTGTAGTGACATTGCTGAAGGGATGGCCTATTTGCATCACCTTTCCCCAGTTCGAGTCATACACTGTGATCTAAAACCAAGCAATGTTCTTCTAAATGATGATATGACGGCATTGGTTTCAGACTTCGGGATTGCAAGGCTGGTTATGACAGTAGGTGCTGGCAATGGAGGTGGGGCTATTGATGACATGGGAAATTCCAGTGCAAATATGTTAACCGGATCCATTGGTTATATTGCACCAG AATATGGATTTGGATCGAATACGTCCATCCGGGGAGATGTATACAGCTTCGGAGTTATAGTTCTTGAAATGGTGACAAGAAGACGACCAACTGATGACATGTTTGCTGGTGGATTCAGCTTGCACAAATGGGTAAAGAATCACTACCATGGAAAGGTTGAAAATGTGGTGGACCCATCACTGATTCAAGCATCAATGGAGCAGTCCTCTGAAGTGAAAAGAATGTGGGAAGTTGGCATTGTAGAACTGATTGAATTGGGTATTCTTTGCACTCAAGAAATCCCCTCGACTCGGCCAACCATGCTCGATGCTGCCGATGATCTCGACCGCCTTAAAAGATACCTTACGGGAGATACGACTGCCGCATTTGCCTCATCACTGGGAATTTCTTCCTCCACCATTGGTGCTAACTAA